AACGCAATGTTCGGCGTGCCTGCCCAGTAATCCGGGTTGGCATGGAAGCGCTGGCCTTCGTCAGGCGCCCACTCATCAAGGATGTACGGGCCGCCGCTGAGGTCGGGATTGTTATTGAATTCACTGGTTTCGAAGTCGCTGAAATCGGCAGCGTACTTGTGCGCGGGCATGAAGCGGATCGCGCTCAGGTCGCTGAGGATCGAGCAGTTATTGCCTGCGAGGACGACTTCATAGGTCTTGTCATCGACTTTATTGACCGCTTCGATCAACGCGACGTTCGGTTCAAGAACGGTGTTCACGTCCGACTTGATGGCATTGATGGAGAAGATCATATCGTCCGAAGTAATCGGCGTGCCATCGCTCCAGACCGCGTCCGGATTGATCGAGAAGGTATAGGTTAGGCCGTCTTCGGAAATGGTCCAGGTGGTCAGACCCGGCGCAGCAGATCCGGTGAAACTATCCGTGAGGAACGGTGCGGGGAATAGCAAGGAATAGGCCTGATAGGACGCGCCATCATTACTGAGGTGCGGATTGAACGTCGCAATGTTCCCGAACCCACGAACTACGAGTGTATCGGAACTCTGGGCCATTACCGAAAGCGGCATAACAACCGCCAGCAGTACGGCGATCACCACCAAAGATCGTTTCATATCTGTGCTCCATTCCATAGCGGACAGCCAATATATAAATTCTCCGCCCGCACCCATTCTAACCACGACATGTCATGAGGACAACAAATTGATTACGGGAATTATTCCAATAGTCGAACGCTGTCCAGCATGGCATTCATCGTCGGCTCAAACCGGTCATGCAGGTCAACCGGAACAGTTAGAATGAACATGTAGACAAAAGTGTTTTCCGATGTCGTCGCGATGATTTGAGAGTAGATTGCGGAGTCGTCTGTATCCTGCTGGCCCTGCAGGTCGACAACGCGGGCAGGACGTCCGTCAAAGGTCGTGTCCCGCGCGGGTTCGGTGATGCGCCAGTGCTCCGGGTCGCTGAGTGGACCGTTTTCGAGGTACGAGTCGAGCGCTGCGGTCAGGCTGCCGGGGATTGAGATCGGAAGCCCGCGCTGAACAGTAAAGAGCGGACCGGGGCTTGCCCCAGCCAATGTCTCACGCGGTCCAGCCAACAGAACACCTTGAATCGGGATGGTGTAATCCCAGTCGTCCGGGTACTTAAACTCGAAACCAGTCGGACTCTTGTCGAATGTGCGCGTCAGCGGAAGCGCGGTCGGCTTGGACGGGGCACAGGCCGCCAGCATGAATACACCGGTTATCACGGCCAAAAGGGACATCGTACGCTTAGTCATGAACCTAGGCATTTGTATGACGCGAATGATGCGGATCGAGTGCGTCGCGCAGCCCATCGCCGATCAGGTAGAAGCACATGACCGTAATCAGGATCAGGATCCCCGGCCACACCACGAGATGCACACCCTGTACGAAGTACGTGCGCGAGTCGGTCATCATGTTGCCCCATGTCGGGGTTGGTGGCTGTACCCCAACACCAAGATAGCTCAGCCCCGCTTCGACGAGGATCAGGTTGCCGGCAATGATAGATCCCGTCACGATGACTATAGACATCAGATTCGGGAAGATGTGATGCACAAGTAGCCGAAGATCCGAGGCTCCCAACGCCCGCGCCGCCAGTACAAAGTCCCGTTCCTTCAGCGAAAGCACCTCGGCGCGAACCAACCGGCTGGTCCCCACCCACCCCAGCAGCGCCAGGATCACAATCATCCATTCAACCGGCGGCTGCCAGATCGCCGCAATCACGACATAAAGTAATAGCGTCGGCACCGAGCTCAATGTGTTGACCAGCCAGGTGATCAGGTCATCCACAAATCCGCCGTAAAACCCGGCAATCAGGCCTAGCGAGACTCCGATCAGCACGATCATCAGGCTCGACGAATAGGCGACCGCCAAAGACACGCGACCGCCATAGAGCAGCCGGATCAATTGGTCGCGCCCCAGATGATCAGTGCCGAGGATATGGCCGTTTACCCCTGGGCCAGCGAAGCTTTCGGGTGTATTGGTCCGATTTGCATCGATGTGCAGCACATTTTCGAGGAGCGGCGGCACAAGGTAGCACACAGCCGTGAGCAGTATCAGGGTGATAAACGCAATAAAAGTCAGCCGGTCACGGACAAACTTCTTGACAGCATCCTGCCACAGCGAGCGCGCCTGGGCTTCCTGCGGGCTCGATTTGAGATTGGCAACAGCAGCCATACTAGTCCTTACCTCGAATACTGACCGAAAAGTGTTATGACCACGGGGCTACCAGCACGCTTCAGGCTTACTTGTCATTCGCCGCTATCTCAACCG
Above is a window of Candidatus Flexicrinis proximus DNA encoding:
- a CDS encoding ABC transporter permease, which encodes MAAVANLKSSPQEAQARSLWQDAVKKFVRDRLTFIAFITLILLTAVCYLVPPLLENVLHIDANRTNTPESFAGPGVNGHILGTDHLGRDQLIRLLYGGRVSLAVAYSSSLMIVLIGVSLGLIAGFYGGFVDDLITWLVNTLSSVPTLLLYVVIAAIWQPPVEWMIVILALLGWVGTSRLVRAEVLSLKERDFVLAARALGASDLRLLVHHIFPNLMSIVIVTGSIIAGNLILVEAGLSYLGVGVQPPTPTWGNMMTDSRTYFVQGVHLVVWPGILILITVMCFYLIGDGLRDALDPHHSRHTNA